One Egicoccus halophilus genomic region harbors:
- a CDS encoding IS5 family transposase produces the protein MAAYELTDEAWELVSDLFDPPVRRGPRASVPRRQIVEAILWLARTGAQWRERPDRYGSWSAVWSQWRRWRDKGVWDEAMRRLDAAVREAEGRDPQPSVVIIDAQTTRGWRAGPGFHEKGGAGGRTRGTKRSIVVDTFGLPVAARADSARPHDSRAGKLLLDDALPHLPRVGLGLADRGYRAAGHHVASTQG, from the coding sequence ATGGCTGCCTACGAACTGACCGACGAAGCGTGGGAACTGGTCTCCGACCTGTTCGACCCGCCCGTCCGTCGCGGACCCCGCGCATCCGTGCCCCGCCGCCAGATCGTCGAGGCGATCCTGTGGCTGGCCCGGACCGGCGCGCAGTGGCGCGAGCGGCCTGACCGGTACGGGTCCTGGTCGGCGGTGTGGTCGCAGTGGCGACGGTGGCGTGACAAGGGCGTGTGGGATGAGGCGATGCGCCGCCTCGACGCCGCCGTCCGCGAGGCGGAAGGTCGCGATCCGCAGCCGAGCGTGGTCATCATCGACGCACAGACCACCCGCGGGTGGCGTGCCGGTCCGGGATTCCACGAGAAGGGCGGCGCTGGCGGCCGGACCCGCGGCACCAAGCGCAGCATCGTGGTGGACACATTTGGACTGCCGGTCGCGGCCCGCGCCGACTCCGCCCGGCCGCACGACAGCCGGGCGGGCAAGCTGTTGCTCGACGATGCGCTCCCGCATCTCCCGCGTGTGGGGCTGGGTTTGGCCGATCGCGGCTACCGCGCTGCTGGCCATCACGTCGCAAGCACACAGGGGTGA
- a CDS encoding type 1 glutamine amidotransferase domain-containing protein, giving the protein MASIDGARVAFLVATEGVEQVELTQPWADIQRAGGSPVLVSTGDGPVQGFDHLDKADTFDVDELVGDVSVDDFDALVLPGGVANPDQLRMHEQAVGFVRDFVASGKPVAAICHAPWSLVEADCVGGRTLTSWPSLQTDIRNAGGTWVDEEVVVDDNGPGPLVTSRKPDDLEAFDRETIALIEKARG; this is encoded by the coding sequence ATGGCCAGCATCGACGGTGCCCGCGTCGCCTTCCTCGTCGCCACCGAGGGCGTCGAACAGGTCGAGCTCACCCAGCCCTGGGCGGACATCCAGCGGGCCGGTGGTTCGCCGGTCCTGGTCTCGACCGGCGACGGGCCGGTCCAGGGATTCGACCACCTCGACAAGGCGGACACGTTCGACGTCGACGAACTCGTCGGCGACGTCTCCGTGGACGACTTCGACGCCCTGGTGCTGCCCGGCGGCGTCGCCAACCCGGACCAGCTGCGCATGCACGAGCAGGCCGTCGGGTTCGTGCGGGACTTCGTCGCGTCCGGCAAGCCGGTGGCGGCCATCTGCCACGCCCCCTGGTCGCTGGTCGAGGCCGACTGCGTCGGGGGTCGCACGCTGACCTCCTGGCCGAGCCTGCAGACCGACATCCGCAACGCCGGTGGCACCTGGGTCGACGAGGAGGTCGTCGTCGACGACAACGGCCCCGGCCCGCTCGTCACCAGCCGCAAGCCTGACGACCTCGAGGCCTTCGACCGGGAGACCATCGCGCTGATCGAGAAGGCCCGCGGCTGA
- a CDS encoding aconitate hydratase encodes MGENVARKVIADHLVEGEMTPGTPIGLRIDQTLTQDATGTLVMLELEAMGLDRVRTEVSVQYVDHNLIQEDHKNPDDHLFLRSAAARFGLWYSKPGNGISHPVHQERFGRPGATMAGSDSHTPAAGALGMLAIGSGGLDVAMAMAGEPLRLRMPRIWGIELVGELPDWVSAKDVILELLRRHGVDGGSGRILEYHGEGLAGLSSMDRHVICNMGAELGATTSIFPADDEVRRFLRSQGREDDFTELVADADASYDDTERIDLSELVPLIARPSSPGDVVPVSEVAGAPIAQAYLGSSANPGYRDFAVAAEIVAAVGEPVSDQVSFDVNPSSRQILGNLIRDGHLLSLVTAGARIHQAGCNGCIGMGQAPATEEISLRTTPRNFPGRSGTREDKVFLCSPETATASAITGVITDPRDLAETHGITYPRVAEPTELLIDTGNLVAPLPPDEGGHVALRKGPNIATLPDVDPLPDDLELPVVLKMGDDVSTDEILRAGAEVLPYRSNIPEIARFAFDRIDETYHDRAMEWRDGDGHAVVGGRNYGQGSSREHAALAPRHLGLRVALVKEFARIHAQNLANFGVVPLRFVDEDDWNAIEQDDVLRFTGLRDALRAGAAVEVVNVTRGTTLQARHELSPTQVERVLSGGVIRFMKQRLDNAEVDAADRPV; translated from the coding sequence GTGGGCGAGAACGTCGCACGCAAGGTGATCGCGGACCACCTCGTCGAGGGCGAGATGACGCCCGGCACCCCCATCGGGCTGCGCATCGACCAGACGCTGACGCAGGACGCCACCGGCACGCTGGTGATGCTGGAACTCGAGGCCATGGGACTCGACCGCGTCCGCACCGAGGTCTCGGTCCAGTACGTCGACCACAACCTCATCCAGGAGGACCACAAGAACCCGGACGACCACCTGTTCCTGCGCTCCGCCGCCGCGCGCTTCGGGCTGTGGTACTCCAAGCCGGGCAACGGCATCAGCCACCCGGTGCACCAGGAACGGTTCGGGCGGCCCGGCGCCACGATGGCCGGATCCGACTCGCACACCCCGGCTGCCGGCGCACTCGGCATGCTCGCGATCGGCTCCGGTGGCCTCGACGTCGCGATGGCGATGGCCGGCGAGCCGCTGCGGCTGCGCATGCCCCGGATCTGGGGCATCGAGCTGGTCGGGGAGCTGCCCGACTGGGTCTCCGCCAAGGACGTGATCCTCGAGCTGCTGCGCCGGCACGGCGTCGACGGCGGCAGTGGGCGCATCCTCGAGTACCACGGTGAGGGGCTCGCCGGTCTGTCGTCGATGGATCGGCACGTGATCTGCAACATGGGCGCCGAGCTGGGCGCGACCACCTCGATCTTCCCCGCCGACGACGAGGTGCGGCGGTTCCTGCGCTCGCAGGGGCGCGAGGACGACTTCACCGAACTCGTCGCCGATGCCGACGCCAGCTACGACGACACCGAGCGCATCGACCTGTCGGAGCTGGTCCCGCTGATCGCCCGGCCGAGCTCGCCCGGGGACGTCGTGCCGGTCAGCGAGGTCGCCGGCGCCCCCATCGCCCAGGCCTACCTCGGTTCGTCGGCCAACCCCGGCTACCGCGACTTCGCCGTCGCCGCCGAGATCGTGGCGGCCGTCGGCGAGCCGGTCAGCGACCAGGTCTCGTTCGACGTCAACCCGTCCAGCCGGCAGATCCTGGGCAACCTCATCCGGGACGGGCACCTGCTCTCGCTCGTCACCGCCGGTGCCCGGATCCACCAGGCCGGCTGCAACGGCTGCATCGGTATGGGACAGGCGCCCGCCACCGAGGAGATCTCGCTGCGCACGACACCGCGCAACTTCCCCGGCCGGTCGGGTACGCGAGAGGACAAGGTCTTTCTCTGCTCACCCGAGACCGCGACCGCCAGCGCCATCACCGGGGTCATCACCGACCCCCGTGACCTCGCCGAGACCCATGGCATCACCTATCCGCGCGTGGCCGAGCCGACCGAGCTGCTGATCGACACGGGCAACCTGGTCGCACCGTTGCCGCCCGACGAGGGGGGCCACGTGGCGCTGCGCAAGGGGCCCAACATCGCGACGTTGCCCGACGTCGACCCGCTGCCCGACGACCTCGAGCTGCCGGTCGTGCTCAAGATGGGCGACGACGTCTCCACCGACGAGATCCTCCGGGCCGGCGCCGAGGTGCTGCCCTACCGGTCCAACATCCCCGAGATCGCCCGGTTCGCGTTCGACCGCATCGACGAGACCTATCACGACCGGGCCATGGAGTGGCGCGACGGGGACGGCCACGCCGTCGTCGGTGGCCGCAACTACGGCCAGGGCAGCTCCCGCGAGCATGCCGCACTCGCTCCCCGCCACCTCGGTCTGCGCGTGGCGCTGGTCAAGGAGTTCGCCCGCATCCACGCCCAGAACCTGGCCAACTTCGGCGTGGTCCCGCTGCGTTTCGTCGACGAGGACGACTGGAACGCGATCGAACAGGACGACGTCCTGCGCTTCACCGGGCTCCGTGACGCCCTGCGGGCCGGTGCGGCTGTCGAGGTGGTCAACGTCACCCGCGGTACGACGCTGCAGGCCCGCCACGAGCTCTCGCCCACCCAGGTCGAGCGCGTGCTGTCGGGCGGCGTGATCCGCTTCATGAAGCAGCGCCTCGACAACGCCGAGGTCGACGCCGCCGACCGGCCGGTCTGA
- a CDS encoding glycine betaine ABC transporter substrate-binding protein, with protein MWQPGRVRRWLCLLLILFACTSQVDTGVPAGSDDVATGDLSPLRIASGPELETRVLAHTVQRLLELAGQPTRIVVFGDGRDARQAMELGDVDVQAGYTGETWLETLGRADPPGDPRASFVAVRDHDEPEDLVWLRPRFGDGSLDQPPANATFAFVVQGAAGPGADLRTLSDLARRLSEQPDALVCVDREFGTRVDGLRAVLEAYSVRSDRAFLAADPEEAVRGVAAGDCLAGLTTTTDGAAWGAGLRPLVDDLRVFPAFVPLPQIRAEVIEERPTVRVALGPMAAQLTTALLGSANARVTAGEPVEQVADELARELLVLARRTLPEDVEG; from the coding sequence ATGTGGCAGCCTGGGCGGGTGCGTCGCTGGCTGTGTCTGCTCCTGATCCTGTTCGCCTGCACCTCGCAGGTGGACACCGGCGTGCCGGCGGGCAGCGACGACGTCGCCACCGGGGATCTGTCGCCACTGCGCATCGCCAGTGGCCCCGAACTCGAGACCCGCGTGCTGGCACACACCGTCCAGCGGCTGCTGGAGCTGGCGGGACAGCCGACCCGGATCGTGGTGTTCGGCGACGGTCGGGACGCGCGGCAGGCGATGGAACTCGGGGACGTCGACGTGCAGGCCGGCTACACCGGCGAGACGTGGCTCGAGACCCTGGGCCGCGCCGACCCGCCGGGGGACCCGCGCGCGAGCTTCGTGGCGGTGCGCGACCACGACGAGCCCGAGGACCTGGTCTGGCTGCGGCCGCGGTTCGGGGACGGCAGCCTCGACCAGCCGCCCGCGAACGCCACGTTCGCCTTCGTGGTGCAGGGCGCGGCGGGACCGGGCGCCGACCTGCGCACGCTGTCGGACCTGGCCCGTCGTCTGTCCGAGCAGCCCGACGCGCTGGTGTGCGTCGACCGGGAGTTCGGCACCCGGGTCGACGGCCTGCGGGCGGTGCTCGAGGCGTACAGCGTCCGCAGCGACCGGGCGTTCCTGGCCGCTGATCCCGAGGAGGCGGTCCGGGGGGTCGCGGCGGGGGACTGCCTGGCGGGGTTGACGACCACGACCGACGGGGCGGCGTGGGGCGCGGGACTGCGGCCCCTGGTCGACGACCTGCGGGTGTTCCCGGCGTTCGTGCCGCTGCCGCAGATCCGGGCCGAGGTGATCGAGGAGCGACCGACCGTGCGGGTCGCACTGGGCCCGATGGCGGCCCAGCTGACCACGGCACTGCTCGGCAGCGCCAACGCCCGTGTCACGGCGGGTGAACCGGTCGAGCAGGTCGCCGACGAACTGGCCCGTGAACTGCTCGTGCTCGCCCGGCGCACGCTGCCCGAGGACGTCGAGGGCTGA
- a CDS encoding DUF6504 family protein, with the protein MTKRYRETLEEVELPSTQTTGDTAPTGFTWRGHRYQVLQVLGHWREDPGWWRRPDGEPVQIEQTDLWRVEARNGKPTRGVYELVRRGESWRLDRVWD; encoded by the coding sequence ATGACCAAGCGTTACCGCGAGACCCTCGAGGAGGTCGAACTCCCTTCCACGCAGACGACCGGCGACACCGCCCCCACCGGATTCACCTGGCGGGGCCACCGCTACCAGGTGCTGCAGGTGCTCGGGCACTGGCGCGAGGATCCGGGCTGGTGGCGCCGACCCGACGGCGAACCGGTCCAGATCGAGCAGACCGACCTGTGGCGGGTGGAGGCCAGGAACGGCAAGCCGACCCGCGGGGTGTACGAACTGGTCCGGCGCGGCGAGTCCTGGCGGCTCGACCGCGTCTGGGACTGA
- a CDS encoding DNA polymerase III subunit alpha, which translates to MASPRRWSPPGGSAPGGRTEHGASVADHEVDVRRAAEAAEALYRAGRSRPAPPGTPPFAHLSARTSYSLRDGAIRPRELAAAAAAAGMTHVAVTDRDGLYGAVRFAQACAAEGVTPVFGSDLALVPRDDRPGWERTRGGRVREDGEARPGRGAGWLEDDAARVTLLARTQDGYGELCRTVSAAHAEVRSDPHLPADALGTAATSDGVVALLGVDSPVGRLLAAGRADAAEAELRRWLEVFGRDGVVLGVRNHRVAPGGRRSLAGGSGGHDLAEPGDDARIRRTLELAERLQVRAAAVNDVRYLTTDDAAVADVLRCVRHQVPLGRRHLGRTTAEAWFTTAADQHERFRERPDLLVAAHELATSCAVDLGIGGLQVPRLSGLAPETAAGELHQRCWSGAAERFTRITPAVRERLEHELGMIDQLGLHDLFLAVAAIVADVRELGILVACRGSAAGSLVCYVLRISDVDPIANGLAFERFLNPYRDELPDIDLDVESHRREDVYDLVMARFGEDRTACVAMVETFQARMAVREVGKVLGLPPEEIDLIAKGFHHARARDVRTALEQLPELRGSRLDAGQLTRLFDLVERIDGFPRHLAMHPCGILLGDRDLTTRTPLERSAHGYSMSQFDKDDVAALGLLKLDVLGVRMLSAMSHALGLVNGTLQRFPPSATDGPVPGVQASAPTRDADPSLPGRDARGRLSVDAIPDGDEDTYALIRSTHSVGIFQIESPGQRELLGRLQPDRFGDLITEISLFRPGPVKADMVSPYVSRRHGEEETRYLHPCLEPVLAETHGVIVYHEQVMGVLAALTGCDLAYADLLRRQLSDPRRVGSIRGWVIARARDRGLTREHAQQVWDQLASFASFGFCKAHAAAFAVPTYRSAFLKAHVFPEFAAGLLTHDPGMYPRRMILDECRLFGIAVLPADVNRSIGPYTVEVVDRGLADHLLGLTAAVRARQRGEDPAPHLPPGWTWPCEVPDGRVPRPRAGAPATAVRVARPVPPTGFDSGEAGNGYRYAVRIGLQDVKGATDAEVAALIDGRPFPTLADLRERGGLSRPTAEALVDIGALDQLAGVGRKGGPANRRALRLAVEELWGTAGRRRRARPDGRRVEQTALDLHADHTPELPEDRASDRVRAELAVSGMDVSRHVLSFYEPLLEVLGVVRACELADLPTQTTVRVAGVKVAVQSPAQRSGQRVLFLSLDDRTGQTQTTYFERNLDDCAWTVLHAWLLVAEGRVSRRGRMGATVTGTRAWDLSRLWRAWQEGWLDAALAERGTPAPHERAVARPAGLTAAEFGRGST; encoded by the coding sequence ATGGCGTCCCCCCGCCGCTGGTCCCCGCCCGGTGGGTCGGCCCCGGGGGGCCGAACGGAGCACGGGGCGTCGGTCGCCGACCACGAGGTCGACGTCCGGCGGGCGGCGGAGGCGGCCGAGGCGCTGTACCGGGCGGGCCGGTCCCGCCCGGCACCCCCCGGCACGCCGCCGTTCGCGCACCTCAGCGCCCGCACGTCCTACTCGCTGCGCGACGGGGCGATCCGCCCGCGTGAGCTGGCCGCGGCCGCGGCGGCCGCCGGGATGACGCACGTCGCGGTCACCGACCGTGACGGGCTGTACGGCGCCGTGCGTTTCGCCCAGGCCTGTGCGGCCGAGGGCGTCACGCCGGTGTTCGGCAGCGACCTCGCCCTCGTGCCGCGCGACGACCGCCCCGGTTGGGAGCGCACCCGGGGTGGTCGCGTCCGCGAGGACGGTGAGGCACGGCCCGGCCGTGGGGCGGGATGGCTCGAGGACGACGCCGCGCGGGTGACGTTGCTGGCCCGGACCCAGGACGGCTACGGCGAGCTGTGCCGCACGGTCAGCGCCGCCCACGCCGAGGTCCGCAGCGACCCCCACCTGCCGGCCGACGCGCTGGGCACGGCGGCCACCTCGGACGGGGTGGTCGCACTGCTCGGGGTCGACTCGCCGGTCGGGCGGCTGCTCGCCGCCGGCCGTGCCGACGCCGCCGAGGCCGAGCTGCGTCGCTGGTTGGAGGTGTTCGGCCGCGACGGCGTGGTGCTCGGCGTGCGCAACCACCGGGTCGCGCCCGGTGGCCGACGCTCGCTGGCCGGCGGCAGCGGAGGACACGACCTCGCCGAACCCGGCGACGACGCCCGGATCCGTCGCACCCTGGAGCTCGCCGAGCGGCTGCAGGTCCGCGCCGCCGCGGTCAACGACGTGCGCTACCTGACCACCGACGACGCCGCGGTCGCCGACGTGCTGCGCTGCGTGCGCCACCAGGTCCCGCTCGGCCGCCGTCACCTCGGCCGCACCACCGCCGAGGCATGGTTCACCACCGCCGCCGACCAGCACGAACGCTTCCGGGAACGTCCCGACCTGCTCGTCGCCGCGCACGAGCTCGCGACGTCGTGCGCGGTCGACCTCGGGATCGGCGGGCTGCAGGTCCCGCGCCTGTCGGGGCTCGCACCCGAGACCGCGGCGGGCGAGCTGCACCAGCGCTGCTGGTCCGGCGCCGCCGAGCGGTTCACCCGCATCACCCCGGCGGTGCGCGAACGGCTCGAGCACGAACTGGGGATGATCGACCAGCTCGGCCTGCACGACCTCTTCCTCGCGGTCGCCGCGATCGTCGCCGACGTCCGCGAGCTCGGGATCCTGGTCGCCTGCCGCGGGTCGGCCGCCGGCAGCCTGGTCTGCTACGTCCTGCGGATCAGCGACGTCGACCCGATCGCGAACGGTCTCGCGTTCGAACGCTTCCTCAACCCCTATCGCGACGAACTGCCCGACATCGACCTCGACGTCGAGTCCCACCGACGCGAGGACGTCTACGACCTGGTGATGGCCCGCTTCGGCGAGGACCGCACCGCGTGCGTGGCGATGGTGGAGACCTTCCAGGCCCGCATGGCCGTCCGCGAGGTCGGCAAGGTGCTCGGCCTGCCGCCCGAGGAGATCGACCTGATCGCCAAGGGCTTCCACCATGCCCGCGCCCGCGACGTGCGCACCGCCCTGGAGCAGCTGCCCGAGCTGCGGGGCAGCCGCCTCGACGCCGGGCAGCTCACCCGCCTGTTCGACCTCGTCGAGCGGATCGACGGCTTCCCGCGTCACCTGGCGATGCACCCGTGCGGGATCCTGCTCGGCGACCGCGACCTGACCACCCGCACGCCGCTGGAGCGCTCCGCCCACGGCTACTCGATGAGCCAGTTCGACAAGGACGACGTCGCCGCGCTGGGCCTGCTCAAGCTCGACGTGCTGGGGGTGAGGATGCTCTCGGCGATGTCGCACGCGCTGGGGCTGGTCAACGGGACGTTGCAGCGTTTCCCCCCATCGGCCACGGACGGCCCCGTTCCCGGGGTCCAGGCGTCGGCGCCCACCCGGGACGCCGACCCGTCGCTGCCAGGTCGCGACGCGCGCGGGCGGTTGTCGGTGGACGCGATCCCCGACGGCGACGAGGACACCTACGCGCTGATCCGCTCGACCCACTCGGTCGGGATCTTCCAGATCGAGTCGCCCGGCCAGCGCGAGCTGCTCGGCCGACTGCAACCCGACCGGTTCGGGGACCTGATCACTGAGATCTCGCTGTTCCGGCCCGGGCCGGTCAAGGCCGACATGGTCAGCCCGTACGTCTCGCGGCGGCACGGCGAGGAGGAGACCCGCTACCTGCACCCGTGCCTGGAACCGGTGCTGGCCGAGACCCACGGCGTGATCGTCTACCACGAGCAGGTCATGGGGGTGCTGGCGGCGTTGACCGGCTGCGACCTCGCCTACGCCGACCTGTTGCGGCGGCAGCTGTCCGACCCGCGCAGGGTCGGGTCGATCCGCGGCTGGGTGATCGCCCGGGCACGCGACCGGGGACTGACCCGCGAGCACGCCCAGCAGGTGTGGGACCAACTGGCGTCGTTCGCGTCGTTCGGGTTCTGCAAGGCCCACGCGGCGGCGTTCGCGGTGCCGACCTACCGCTCGGCGTTCCTGAAGGCACACGTGTTCCCGGAGTTCGCCGCCGGCCTGCTCACCCACGACCCGGGCATGTACCCACGCCGGATGATCCTCGACGAGTGCCGACTGTTCGGCATCGCGGTGCTGCCCGCGGACGTCAACCGCTCGATCGGGCCGTACACCGTCGAGGTGGTCGACCGCGGCCTGGCCGACCACCTGCTCGGGTTGACCGCGGCCGTGCGGGCGCGCCAGCGTGGCGAGGATCCGGCCCCGCACCTGCCCCCGGGTTGGACCTGGCCCTGCGAGGTGCCCGACGGGCGCGTGCCGCGACCCAGGGCCGGCGCACCCGCGACGGCGGTGCGGGTGGCCCGGCCGGTGCCGCCCACCGGGTTCGACAGCGGCGAGGCCGGCAACGGCTACCGCTATGCCGTGCGGATCGGGCTCCAGGACGTCAAGGGTGCCACCGACGCCGAGGTGGCCGCGCTGATCGACGGTCGGCCGTTCCCGACACTGGCCGACCTGCGCGAACGTGGCGGGCTGTCCCGGCCGACCGCGGAGGCGTTGGTCGACATCGGTGCGCTCGACCAGCTCGCCGGCGTCGGCCGCAAGGGCGGACCGGCCAACCGGCGGGCGCTGCGCCTCGCGGTCGAGGAGCTGTGGGGCACCGCGGGGCGCCGGCGCCGGGCACGTCCCGACGGGCGGCGCGTCGAGCAGACCGCCCTGGACCTGCACGCCGACCACACCCCGGAGCTGCCCGAGGACCGGGCGTCCGACCGCGTCCGCGCCGAGCTGGCCGTCTCCGGGATGGACGTGTCCCGGCACGTGCTCAGCTTCTACGAGCCGCTGCTGGAGGTGCTCGGGGTGGTGCGGGCCTGTGAGCTGGCGGACCTGCCGACCCAGACCACCGTACGGGTCGCGGGGGTGAAGGTGGCGGTGCAGTCACCCGCGCAGCGCTCCGGACAGCGGGTGCTGTTCCTGTCGCTCGACGACCGCACCGGCCAGACCCAGACCACCTACTTCGAGCGCAACCTCGACGACTGCGCGTGGACGGTGCTGCACGCCTGGCTGCTGGTGGCCGAGGGGCGGGTGTCCCGGCGGGGGCGGATGGGGGCGACGGTGACGGGCACGCGGGCCTGGGACCTGTCGCGGTTGTGGCGGGCCTGGCAGGAGGGGTGGCTGGACGCCGCCCTGGCCGAACGCGGCACCCCGGCCCCGCACGAGCGTGCGGTCGCCCGACCCGCCGGCCTCACCGCCGCCGAGTTCGGCCGCGGCAGCACATGA
- a CDS encoding HAD family hydrolase, producing MRHVVWDWNGTLLDDQLLVVEALNAVLADRGLPPTDLATYQRLYTRPVRTFYERLFGRPIGAEEWEHLDEVYHHGYASALERARLAIDAEVALDRVAALGRSQSLLSMYRHDQLVPLVRRLGIDDRFVRVDGLRGPGGGPKAPHLEAHLAVVLPATGAAPDEVLVIGDALDDAAAAAHVGAACVLYDGGSHPRAQLEAVGVPVVDTLTDALAVAGLDASAA from the coding sequence ATGAGACACGTGGTGTGGGACTGGAACGGCACGCTGCTCGACGACCAGCTGCTGGTCGTCGAGGCGCTCAACGCGGTGCTCGCCGACCGGGGGCTGCCGCCGACCGACCTCGCGACCTACCAGCGGCTCTACACCCGGCCGGTGCGGACCTTCTACGAGCGGCTCTTCGGTCGGCCCATCGGGGCCGAGGAGTGGGAGCACCTCGACGAGGTCTACCACCACGGCTACGCGTCGGCGCTCGAGCGGGCCAGGCTGGCGATCGACGCCGAGGTCGCCCTCGACCGGGTCGCCGCGCTCGGCCGCTCGCAGTCGCTGCTGTCGATGTACCGCCACGACCAGTTGGTCCCACTGGTGCGGCGGCTCGGGATCGACGACCGGTTCGTCCGCGTGGACGGCCTGCGTGGCCCCGGTGGCGGACCGAAGGCGCCCCACCTCGAAGCGCACCTGGCCGTGGTCCTGCCCGCGACCGGGGCGGCACCCGACGAGGTCCTCGTGATCGGCGACGCGCTCGACGACGCCGCGGCGGCCGCCCACGTCGGCGCCGCGTGCGTGCTCTACGACGGCGGTTCCCACCCGCGCGCCCAGCTCGAGGCGGTGGGTGTCCCGGTCGTGGACACCCTCACCGACGCCCTCGCGGTGGCCGGACTCGACGCCTCCGCGGCCTGA
- a CDS encoding VOC family protein, translating to MPIASVSDHVAVAVPAIDDAATYWRDRLGGGWVGPRFAADEAGFATRQLRYPGGAKLELLEPVAPDGFAARFLDRFGARIHHVTLKVPALLAAVERLREEGLDVIDVFAEGEVWHEAFLRPSQVGGLIVQVAWAGRSDDEWAALAGVDPEVPSPDGPRLLGPTLQHPAPRSAGEVWRRLGAEVEGDDDGIRVRWADAPLDVVVVPGPQAGPLGLRFTDAEARPGDAVVGARTLAVTRAGAE from the coding sequence GTGCCGATCGCCAGCGTCTCCGACCACGTCGCCGTGGCCGTGCCCGCCATCGACGACGCCGCGACGTACTGGCGCGACCGGCTCGGCGGCGGCTGGGTCGGCCCCCGGTTCGCCGCCGACGAGGCCGGGTTCGCGACCCGGCAGCTGCGCTACCCCGGCGGCGCCAAGCTCGAACTGCTCGAACCGGTGGCACCCGACGGGTTCGCGGCCCGGTTCCTGGACCGTTTCGGCGCGCGGATCCATCACGTGACGCTCAAGGTGCCGGCGCTGCTGGCCGCGGTGGAACGGCTGCGCGAGGAGGGCCTCGACGTGATCGACGTGTTCGCCGAGGGCGAGGTCTGGCACGAGGCATTCCTGCGGCCGTCCCAGGTCGGCGGGTTGATCGTGCAGGTCGCCTGGGCCGGCCGCAGCGACGACGAGTGGGCGGCGCTGGCCGGCGTCGACCCGGAGGTTCCGTCGCCGGACGGGCCGCGCCTGCTCGGTCCCACGCTGCAGCACCCGGCGCCCCGGTCCGCGGGTGAGGTCTGGCGCCGGCTCGGTGCCGAGGTGGAGGGAGACGACGACGGGATCCGCGTGCGCTGGGCCGACGCGCCGCTCGACGTCGTGGTGGTCCCCGGCCCGCAGGCCGGTCCGCTCGGCCTGCGGTTCACCGACGCCGAGGCGCGGCCGGGCGACGCGGTCGTGGGCGCGAGGACGCTGGCCGTCACCCGCGCCGGGGCCGAGTGA